The Streptomyces europaeiscabiei genome window below encodes:
- a CDS encoding type III PLP-dependent enzyme → MTLPTPAVRDRVMSLPPTRLPAYVYDLTALREHATHVRAALPEQVELYYAAKANPEPQILAALGPYVDGYEVSSGGELAHVARAVPGRPLAFGGPGKTPDEIRTALEQGVERFHVESEHDLRMLAELARRVPRATPVGVLLRFNLAVADDALAGSSLAMGGRPTPFGLDHAQAPDVLRPFTDGTYPHLELLGVHAHLASGLDAPEQLSVARSIVRWATGLGVRLAEVNVGGGMAVDYAHPERRFDWKAYGEGLARLADAHPELTLRIEPGRALTAYCGWYATEVLDVKRSHGEEFAVVRGGTHHLRTPATKGHDQPCSVLAVEEWPHPWPRPAAEGERVSLSGQLCTPKDLLARDVHAPGLRAGDRVVFALAGAYAWNISHHDFLMHPHPGFHFLD, encoded by the coding sequence ATGACCCTTCCCACCCCCGCCGTACGCGACCGGGTCATGTCCCTGCCGCCCACCCGGCTCCCCGCGTACGTGTACGACCTGACGGCTCTGCGCGAACACGCCACACACGTACGGGCCGCCCTCCCCGAACAGGTCGAGTTGTACTACGCGGCCAAGGCCAACCCCGAGCCGCAGATCCTGGCCGCCCTCGGCCCCTACGTCGACGGCTACGAGGTGTCCTCCGGCGGCGAACTCGCCCACGTCGCCCGGGCCGTCCCCGGTCGTCCGCTGGCCTTCGGCGGCCCCGGCAAGACCCCGGACGAGATCCGGACCGCCCTGGAACAGGGCGTCGAGCGCTTCCACGTCGAGAGCGAGCACGACCTGCGCATGCTCGCCGAGCTGGCGCGCCGGGTGCCACGGGCCACGCCGGTCGGGGTACTGCTCCGCTTCAACCTCGCGGTGGCCGACGATGCGCTGGCGGGCAGCTCGCTCGCCATGGGTGGACGGCCCACCCCGTTCGGCCTGGACCACGCGCAGGCGCCGGACGTGCTCCGCCCCTTCACGGACGGCACCTATCCCCACCTCGAACTGCTCGGAGTCCACGCACATCTGGCGAGCGGACTCGACGCACCCGAACAGCTCTCCGTCGCCCGCTCGATCGTGCGGTGGGCGACGGGACTGGGCGTACGTCTCGCCGAGGTGAACGTCGGCGGCGGCATGGCCGTCGACTACGCGCACCCCGAGAGACGCTTCGACTGGAAGGCCTACGGCGAGGGCCTCGCCCGACTCGCCGACGCCCATCCGGAACTGACGCTGCGTATCGAACCCGGCCGGGCGCTCACGGCCTACTGCGGCTGGTACGCCACCGAGGTGCTGGACGTGAAGCGCAGCCACGGCGAGGAGTTCGCCGTCGTCCGGGGCGGCACCCACCATCTGCGCACCCCGGCGACCAAGGGGCACGACCAGCCGTGCTCGGTGCTGGCAGTGGAGGAGTGGCCGCACCCGTGGCCGCGCCCGGCGGCCGAGGGGGAGCGCGTCAGCCTCAGCGGACAGCTGTGCACGCCGAAGGACCTCCTGGCCCGCGACGTCCACGCGCCGGGGCTGCGGGCGGGGGACCGGGTGGTCTTCGCCCTCGCGGGCGCGTACGCCTGGAACATCTCGCACCACGACTTCCTGATGCATCCCCACCCGGGGTTCCACTTCCTCGACTGA
- a CDS encoding IucA/IucC family protein produces MPPLTDSLGTTHLSTLPTADDAVAHTLLNCLLREVSGPEHQTAVIDGHLLLRLPRRGVLLRVALRRTSLLGAHRFTGPVLEQSNTGWSALDWRRLAEYTHDELSLRTGVRNDEFLHQIDSSHRTLATTLTARETGETGAHASHGLPDYLDSEQSLLFGHRFHPTPKARTGDAHAWQSYAPEAGATFPLRYLAVRDHLIAEESAEAGATAVLDWERGDVPEGYRLLPAHPWQYEMLREHRLLREALGRGDILDLGPGGREYAATASVRTLFDGDAFLKFSLNVRITNCLRKNASYELSGAVALTRVLAPALTDLETRFPGSAILREPAYRSLAVPGPDGRPDRALLEGFGVIVREGLSRRLLPGTTPLLAAAVADEYPTSAAHISRLLAGTGPEAALNWWKAYLRLLLPPVLCAYFDHGLVLEPHLQNVLICVDSDGMPAQVLFRDLEGTKLVPDHHADTLAALPPQVAGPLSYEARRGWDRVVYCLLVNHVAELLAALADLHPASEADLWAAVRATIRAYADEEGCPPRLAALLAGVPLPAKTNLLTRWERKADREAGYVRLPSPLAEDVLRRSPR; encoded by the coding sequence ATGCCCCCGCTCACCGACTCGCTCGGTACCACCCACCTGTCCACTCTGCCGACCGCCGACGACGCGGTGGCCCACACCCTTCTCAACTGCCTGCTGCGCGAGGTGTCCGGCCCCGAACACCAGACCGCCGTCATCGACGGCCACCTCCTGCTGCGCCTGCCCCGCCGCGGCGTCCTCCTTCGCGTCGCCCTGCGCCGTACGTCCCTGCTGGGCGCCCACCGCTTCACCGGCCCGGTGCTGGAGCAGTCGAACACCGGCTGGAGCGCACTCGACTGGCGCCGCCTCGCCGAGTACACGCACGACGAGCTGTCCCTGCGCACCGGCGTCCGCAACGACGAGTTCCTGCACCAGATCGACTCCAGCCACCGCACCCTCGCCACCACGCTGACCGCCCGCGAGACCGGCGAGACCGGCGCACACGCTTCGCACGGGCTCCCGGACTACCTCGACTCCGAGCAGTCCCTGCTGTTCGGCCACCGCTTCCACCCCACCCCCAAGGCCCGCACGGGCGACGCGCACGCCTGGCAGTCGTACGCCCCCGAGGCCGGTGCCACCTTCCCGCTGCGCTACCTCGCCGTCCGCGACCACCTGATCGCCGAGGAGAGCGCCGAGGCGGGAGCCACCGCCGTGCTTGACTGGGAACGCGGGGACGTCCCCGAGGGCTACCGGCTGCTGCCCGCCCACCCCTGGCAGTACGAGATGCTCCGGGAACACCGGCTGCTGCGTGAGGCCCTCGGCCGCGGCGACATCCTCGACCTGGGCCCCGGCGGCCGGGAGTACGCGGCCACCGCCTCCGTCCGTACCCTTTTCGACGGCGACGCCTTCCTGAAGTTCAGCCTCAACGTCCGCATCACCAACTGCCTTCGCAAGAACGCCAGTTACGAACTCTCCGGCGCCGTCGCCCTCACCCGCGTCCTCGCCCCGGCCCTCACCGACCTGGAGACCCGCTTCCCCGGCAGCGCCATACTGCGTGAACCCGCCTACCGCAGTCTCGCCGTCCCCGGCCCCGACGGCAGGCCCGACCGCGCCCTCCTCGAAGGCTTCGGTGTGATCGTCCGCGAGGGCCTCTCGCGGCGGCTGCTGCCCGGCACGACCCCGCTCCTCGCGGCCGCCGTCGCCGACGAGTACCCGACCAGCGCCGCCCACATCTCCCGCCTCCTCGCCGGCACGGGCCCCGAGGCCGCCCTGAACTGGTGGAAGGCCTACCTGCGCCTGCTCCTTCCGCCCGTCCTCTGCGCCTACTTCGACCATGGCCTCGTCCTGGAACCCCACCTCCAGAACGTCCTCATCTGCGTCGACTCCGACGGCATGCCCGCCCAGGTCCTCTTCCGCGACCTGGAGGGCACCAAGCTCGTCCCCGACCACCACGCCGACACCCTCGCCGCCCTCCCGCCCCAGGTCGCCGGCCCGTTGTCGTACGAAGCCCGGCGGGGCTGGGACCGCGTTGTGTACTGCCTGCTCGTCAACCACGTCGCCGAGCTGCTCGCCGCCCTCGCCGACCTGCACCCGGCGAGCGAGGCCGACCTGTGGGCGGCGGTCCGCGCGACCATCCGGGCGTACGCCGACGAGGAAGGCTGCCCGCCCCGCCTCGCCGCCCTCCTCGCCGGGGTGCCGCTGCCCGCCAAGACCAACCTGCTCACCCGCTGGGAACGCAAGGCCGACCGCGAGGCCGGCTACGTCCGCCTGCCCTCACCCCTCGCCGAGGACGTCCTGCGCCGGAGCCCTCGATGA
- a CDS encoding MFS transporter — protein MTTETLAMARPTFGRRQVHAVAACYFVASFAALGLPPYFTEILPELGDRTARWAGVLYVVPTVFSALAAPLWGRLADRFGRKRLLLRAQSGLAVSFVLAGWADSLTMFTVALVLQGVLGGTFAASNGYLGAALEGPHLSKALTLMQGSARAALVLAPIVVGALSPWMSPHRQYALLALLPLAAALLLAALPEPAETGEPEQERTQTAAPAPKAALRRLYALEFAFVFSTVVSFPYLISLVEERLPGASAALSGLLFALPHLCYLITAMAVHRVLHTRPRLGLAIGFALIALGLAGHGVADTLPTLVAVRLLLGAGLTLGMVGLSVLAADCARGRASGEMFGSLEFFSKAGAVAAGVTAAMGSARFGPTAPVLIGGGIAALTVFATLLPPHPRTRWSH, from the coding sequence ATGACCACCGAGACGCTTGCCATGGCCCGCCCCACGTTCGGCCGTCGGCAGGTGCACGCCGTGGCCGCCTGCTACTTCGTGGCGTCGTTCGCCGCGCTGGGGCTGCCGCCGTACTTCACGGAGATACTGCCCGAACTCGGCGACCGCACGGCCCGCTGGGCCGGTGTGCTGTACGTAGTGCCCACCGTTTTCAGTGCGCTCGCGGCACCCCTGTGGGGGCGGCTCGCCGACCGCTTCGGGCGAAAACGGCTGCTGCTGCGGGCCCAATCGGGCCTCGCCGTCTCCTTCGTCCTCGCCGGCTGGGCCGACTCGCTCACCATGTTCACGGTGGCGCTGGTGCTCCAGGGCGTCCTGGGCGGCACCTTCGCGGCCTCCAACGGCTATCTGGGCGCCGCTCTGGAGGGGCCGCACCTGTCGAAGGCGCTGACCCTCATGCAGGGCAGCGCGCGGGCCGCGCTCGTCCTCGCGCCGATCGTCGTCGGCGCGCTGTCACCGTGGATGTCCCCGCACCGCCAGTACGCCCTCCTCGCGCTGCTCCCGCTCGCCGCCGCCCTGCTGCTCGCCGCCCTGCCCGAACCGGCCGAGACCGGAGAGCCGGAACAGGAGCGGACGCAGACCGCCGCCCCCGCCCCCAAGGCCGCGCTGCGCAGGCTCTACGCGCTGGAGTTCGCCTTCGTGTTCTCCACGGTCGTCTCCTTCCCCTACCTGATCTCCCTCGTCGAGGAACGCCTCCCCGGGGCCTCCGCCGCCCTCTCCGGTCTGCTCTTCGCCCTGCCGCACCTCTGTTACCTGATCACGGCCATGGCGGTGCACCGAGTGCTGCACACCCGTCCCCGGCTCGGCCTGGCCATCGGCTTCGCGCTGATCGCCCTCGGCCTGGCCGGCCACGGCGTCGCCGACACCCTGCCCACCCTCGTCGCCGTACGGCTGCTGCTCGGCGCGGGCCTCACCCTCGGCATGGTCGGCCTGTCGGTTCTGGCCGCCGACTGCGCCCGGGGTCGTGCCTCCGGCGAGATGTTCGGCTCGCTGGAGTTCTTCTCCAAGGCCGGCGCCGTCGCCGCGGGCGTCACCGCCGCCATGGGAAGCGCCCGGTTCGGCCCCACCGCACCGGTGCTGATAGGTGGCGGCATAGCCGCCCTCACCGTCTTCGCGACCCTGTTGCCCCCACATCCGCGTACCCGCTGGAGCCACTGA
- a CDS encoding IucA/IucC family protein → MTNAAVTTAVAPTDTVEAVLLTRVLGALLREDVVGLRSRSTLVHRPDGPWLRLPPTEGDDALLLPVTEEGFQHTYTARLPLLARESDGTHLATCSTVLAALRDLAEPVDHDGFDAFAEECRQTLATMRLHEATGEEIADGLTDLYGTDLADWTGLRGGLAYETLAARLDHPVYPTARGRSGLDEDQLRRYAPEFHPSFALQWLALPRESVTLTGELPDGWPIPSGLGLADLDRTHVVLPVHPLTVGAPLDAALREAGLTDRAVLADRAYLSVVPTLSMRTVAPAAAPSLHLKLPLAIATLGLRNRRSIKPGTLVDGAAGQRLLAAVIDREPRFRGRVLHADETVYAHAGHELLAVLCRRYPTDLDDSVVVPMAALLARAPGGRLVVDHLADRFHGGDPTALLDAVLTLLFDWQTTLFGYGIALESHQQNVSLVFGPGPGELRLLLKDNDGPRVNSARLAAEFGEDGGTWGFDDARTFTTDDRAVVDVFTTITVHLCAGAYAFGLARHGRAPLAELLTLVRDRLTEAVDRLGGDAAAALRERVLHAPELPVKAMVSAGTLLSKERSGAADINKHYTTGPNYLLREGGSA, encoded by the coding sequence GTGACCAACGCTGCCGTGACCACCGCCGTCGCGCCCACCGACACCGTCGAAGCCGTACTCCTCACCCGCGTGCTCGGCGCCCTGCTCCGCGAGGACGTCGTCGGCCTGCGCTCCCGCAGCACCCTCGTCCACCGCCCCGACGGCCCCTGGCTCCGGCTTCCTCCCACCGAAGGCGACGACGCCCTCCTCCTCCCCGTCACCGAGGAGGGCTTCCAGCACACGTACACCGCCCGGCTGCCGCTGCTCGCACGGGAGTCGGACGGTACGCACCTCGCCACCTGCTCCACCGTCCTCGCCGCACTGCGCGACCTCGCCGAGCCCGTCGACCACGACGGTTTCGACGCCTTCGCCGAGGAGTGCCGACAGACCCTCGCCACGATGCGGCTGCACGAGGCGACGGGGGAGGAGATCGCCGACGGGCTCACCGACCTGTACGGCACCGACCTCGCCGACTGGACCGGCCTGCGCGGCGGCCTCGCGTACGAGACCCTCGCCGCACGCCTCGACCATCCGGTCTACCCCACCGCACGCGGCCGCTCCGGCCTCGACGAGGACCAACTGCGACGCTACGCACCGGAGTTCCACCCGAGCTTCGCGCTCCAGTGGCTCGCCCTGCCCCGCGAGTCCGTCACCCTGACCGGGGAGCTGCCGGACGGCTGGCCCATCCCCTCCGGACTCGGCCTCGCGGACCTCGACCGCACCCATGTCGTCCTGCCCGTGCACCCGTTGACCGTCGGCGCGCCGCTCGACGCGGCGCTGCGCGAGGCGGGGCTCACTGACCGGGCCGTGCTCGCCGACCGGGCGTACCTCTCCGTCGTGCCCACGCTGTCGATGCGCACGGTCGCTCCGGCCGCAGCCCCCTCCCTGCACCTCAAACTCCCCCTGGCCATCGCCACGTTGGGCCTGCGCAACAGACGCTCCATCAAGCCCGGCACCCTCGTCGACGGCGCCGCCGGGCAGCGGCTGCTGGCGGCTGTGATCGACCGCGAGCCCCGCTTCCGGGGCCGGGTGCTGCACGCCGACGAGACGGTGTACGCGCACGCCGGTCACGAACTGCTCGCCGTGCTCTGCCGCCGCTACCCGACGGACCTCGACGACTCCGTGGTCGTTCCCATGGCCGCACTGCTCGCCCGGGCGCCCGGCGGACGACTGGTCGTCGACCACCTCGCCGACCGCTTCCACGGCGGCGACCCGACCGCCCTGCTCGACGCCGTCCTCACCCTGCTGTTCGACTGGCAGACCACGCTCTTCGGATACGGCATCGCCCTGGAGTCGCACCAGCAGAACGTCTCCTTGGTCTTCGGCCCCGGGCCCGGCGAGCTGCGACTGCTGCTGAAGGACAACGACGGCCCGCGCGTCAACAGCGCCCGGCTGGCCGCCGAGTTCGGTGAGGACGGTGGCACCTGGGGCTTCGACGATGCCCGCACCTTCACCACAGACGACCGCGCGGTGGTCGACGTCTTCACCACCATCACCGTCCATCTGTGCGCCGGCGCCTACGCGTTCGGCCTCGCCCGGCACGGCCGCGCCCCCCTGGCGGAGCTGCTGACCCTCGTACGGGACCGGCTCACCGAGGCAGTCGACCGGCTCGGCGGCGACGCGGCGGCCGCCCTGCGCGAGCGGGTCCTGCACGCGCCCGAGCTGCCGGTGAAGGCGATGGTGAGCGCCGGAACCCTGCTGAGCAAGGAGCGGTCGGGCGCCGCCGACATCAACAAGCACTACACGACCGGGCCCAACTACCTCCTCCGGGAGGGTGGTTCGGCATGA
- a CDS encoding ATP-grasp domain-containing protein, with amino-acid sequence MRLYLLALNPTDSVTEGFLPAAARLGLDVTILTDQPDANLGTYPETEVLQCDVRDYRAVVTRISTHHRPDAVFTNSDHLQTQAALAAHYFGLPGKDWRATLRAKDKGEMRRHLAAAGVDTVWSAEISDPSDLTGSLVADAPYPCVVKPREGVASEDVVLVDTAEDLVARGKEILTRRPGVTLVVEEYLPGELYTLETLGDGHVRHVLGGFHTELSPPPYFIEERLTFVPAHPEPVVARILAQLDALGVGFGSCHTEFVVHEGRARIIEVNYRAIGDQCDLLLAQLLDLPLFEHILRTHLGEPLPAELDIRRDGAARLEYPCAERAGTLVAAPAATELHVDGVHLTYRPLRRPGERHELYRTNRDYLGVLRATGTGQETVDRVVADFLAARRWEIQP; translated from the coding sequence ATGCGTCTGTACCTGCTCGCCCTCAACCCCACCGACTCCGTCACCGAGGGCTTCCTGCCCGCCGCCGCCCGGCTCGGTCTGGACGTCACGATCCTCACCGACCAGCCCGACGCCAACCTCGGCACGTACCCCGAGACCGAGGTTCTGCAGTGCGACGTACGGGACTATCGCGCCGTCGTCACCCGGATCTCCACCCACCACCGCCCCGACGCGGTCTTCACCAACAGCGACCACCTCCAGACCCAGGCCGCCCTCGCCGCCCACTACTTCGGGCTCCCCGGCAAGGACTGGCGGGCCACCCTGCGCGCCAAGGACAAGGGCGAGATGCGCCGCCATCTGGCCGCAGCCGGAGTGGACACCGTTTGGTCCGCAGAGATCAGCGACCCGTCCGACCTCACCGGCTCCCTCGTCGCCGACGCCCCGTACCCGTGTGTCGTCAAGCCCCGCGAGGGCGTCGCCAGCGAGGACGTCGTGCTCGTCGACACTGCCGAGGATCTCGTGGCCCGCGGCAAGGAGATCCTGACCCGGCGTCCGGGCGTCACCCTCGTCGTCGAGGAGTACCTGCCCGGAGAGCTGTACACCCTGGAGACCCTCGGCGACGGCCACGTCCGGCACGTCCTCGGCGGCTTCCACACCGAGCTGTCCCCGCCGCCGTACTTCATCGAGGAGCGGCTGACCTTCGTCCCCGCCCACCCCGAGCCGGTCGTCGCGCGGATCCTCGCCCAACTCGACGCGCTGGGCGTCGGATTCGGGTCCTGCCACACCGAGTTCGTCGTGCACGAGGGCAGGGCACGCATCATCGAGGTCAACTACCGTGCCATCGGCGACCAGTGCGACCTGCTGCTCGCCCAGCTCCTCGACCTCCCACTCTTCGAGCACATCCTCCGCACCCACCTCGGCGAGCCGTTGCCCGCAGAACTGGACATCCGGCGCGACGGCGCGGCCCGCCTGGAGTACCCCTGCGCCGAGAGGGCGGGCACCCTCGTCGCCGCCCCCGCCGCTACCGAACTCCATGTCGACGGAGTGCATCTGACGTACCGTCCGCTCCGTCGGCCGGGCGAACGCCACGAGCTGTACCGGACCAATCGCGACTACCTCGGCGTGCTCCGCGCCACGGGCACCGGCCAGGAGACCGTCGACCGGGTCGTGGCCGACTTCCTCGCCGCCCGGCGCTGGGAGATCCAGCCGTGA
- a CDS encoding iron chelate uptake ABC transporter family permease subunit gives MTPTSKAAVRPDTRRALGRARLLAYGATGLLALLALLTISVSTGEMDMPAPTALHALAGLGAPGDVLVVQQFRAPRAVAAIVAGAGPGVAGCVLQRLFRNPLASPVPPPPTR, from the coding sequence ATGACGCCGACCTCCAAGGCGGCCGTACGACCGGACACGCGCCGCGCCCTGGGCCGTGCCCGTCTCCTCGCGTACGGCGCGACCGGCCTCCTCGCGCTTCTCGCGCTGCTCACCATCTCGGTTTCCACCGGGGAGATGGACATGCCCGCCCCCACCGCGCTCCATGCGCTGGCCGGGCTCGGCGCTCCGGGCGACGTACTGGTGGTGCAGCAGTTCCGGGCGCCGCGTGCCGTCGCCGCCATCGTGGCCGGTGCCGGTCCGGGCGTGGCGGGCTGTGTCCTGCAGCGGCTGTTCCGCAACCCCCTCGCCTCCCCGGTCCCGCCGCCCCCCACCCGCTAA
- a CDS encoding FecCD family ABC transporter permease, protein MPPRALRHLPLFLGGIGALALCAALSLALGARSVPLPTVLDALSGPTESRDALVVTGLRLPRTVIGLAVGAALGVAGAVTQGITRNPLASPTTLGINAGAGFAVVVAIFALKLTDPVEYVWFAFTGAAGAAVLAQALARRAGDIDPVRLALGGTVLQLVLLSWTSAVMLASLRTLDEARFWPAGSIAGRQLETVCPVLPTLVLVLLLADAVAPALNALALGDDSAQVLGVPVTRIRLAGGIAVVLLAGSAVAVAEPVAFVGLAAPHLVSPLLGGDHRLLVPGCLIVGPLLLLTADILGRLVIRPAELEVGIVTAFLGAPLLALLARKVAR, encoded by the coding sequence GTGCCCCCGCGTGCCCTGAGGCACCTGCCCCTGTTCCTCGGCGGAATCGGCGCGCTGGCGCTCTGCGCCGCGCTGAGCCTCGCCCTCGGAGCACGCTCCGTGCCCCTGCCCACGGTGCTCGACGCTCTCTCCGGCCCCACGGAGAGCCGGGACGCACTGGTGGTGACGGGGCTTCGGCTGCCGCGCACGGTCATCGGCCTCGCGGTCGGTGCCGCGCTCGGAGTCGCGGGTGCCGTGACACAGGGAATCACCCGCAATCCGCTCGCGTCGCCAACCACCCTGGGAATCAACGCGGGTGCGGGCTTCGCGGTCGTCGTCGCCATCTTCGCGCTGAAGCTCACCGACCCCGTCGAGTACGTGTGGTTCGCATTCACCGGTGCCGCCGGTGCCGCCGTCCTCGCCCAGGCGCTGGCCCGCCGTGCCGGTGACATCGACCCCGTACGGCTCGCCCTCGGCGGCACCGTGCTCCAACTCGTGCTGCTGTCCTGGACGTCGGCGGTCATGCTGGCCAGCCTGCGCACCCTCGACGAGGCACGCTTCTGGCCGGCGGGCTCCATCGCCGGACGCCAACTCGAGACAGTCTGCCCGGTGTTGCCGACCCTCGTGCTCGTCCTGCTGCTCGCCGACGCCGTCGCGCCCGCCCTCAACGCCCTCGCCCTGGGCGACGACTCGGCCCAGGTGCTCGGCGTGCCGGTCACCCGTATCCGGCTCGCCGGTGGCATCGCGGTCGTCCTGCTCGCCGGATCGGCGGTCGCCGTCGCCGAGCCCGTCGCCTTCGTCGGACTCGCCGCACCCCACCTCGTCAGCCCGCTGCTCGGCGGCGACCACCGCCTCCTGGTTCCCGGCTGCCTGATCGTCGGCCCCCTGCTCCTGCTGACGGCCGACATCCTCGGCCGCCTGGTCATCCGCCCCGCGGAACTGGAGGTCGGCATCGTGACCGCCTTCCTCGGCGCCCCGCTGCTCGCCCTGCTCGCCCGGAAGGTCGCCCGATGA
- a CDS encoding (2Fe-2S)-binding protein translates to MTVAHLETAQADTATHVPELLSAAYHRLDAVCEALSVRVAEPGRPTDRQPSGPTHSPRVALRTVGLMDGQESVEAFVEAEAARIQTRYDHSAPRHVAASRALHDYAWSVGLLMSGVWCLERRVPRISPADIRVDLATGAFEIRPGSDLVCLPDDPAAGLPGARAVAHQESLRAELRAAVADHMGPVLDAIGPYARRGSRALWGLVSDDLVSGLWYLGRMRGDEAAGVRAASAVLPTAHAPFPGGADFRSLRTGDGREHPTRTRMGCCLYYTIRPAEACSTCPRTCDAERLRRLEG, encoded by the coding sequence ATGACCGTGGCCCACCTGGAAACCGCCCAGGCCGATACCGCCACGCATGTCCCGGAACTCCTCTCCGCCGCCTACCACCGCCTGGACGCGGTGTGCGAGGCGCTGTCCGTACGCGTGGCGGAACCCGGCCGGCCCACCGACCGGCAGCCGTCCGGTCCCACGCACTCACCCCGAGTCGCCCTGCGGACGGTCGGCTTGATGGACGGCCAGGAGAGCGTGGAGGCCTTCGTCGAGGCGGAGGCCGCCCGCATCCAGACCCGCTACGACCACTCCGCACCCCGGCATGTCGCCGCCTCCCGCGCCCTGCACGACTACGCCTGGTCGGTCGGCCTGCTGATGAGCGGTGTCTGGTGTCTGGAGCGGCGGGTGCCCCGCATCTCCCCCGCCGACATACGGGTGGATCTGGCGACGGGCGCGTTCGAGATCCGGCCCGGCTCCGACCTCGTCTGCCTGCCGGACGACCCGGCGGCGGGGCTGCCCGGCGCGCGGGCCGTCGCCCACCAGGAGTCCCTGCGAGCCGAGTTGAGGGCCGCCGTCGCGGACCACATGGGCCCGGTACTGGACGCCATCGGCCCGTACGCCCGCCGGGGCTCGCGCGCGCTGTGGGGTCTGGTCTCCGACGACCTGGTCTCGGGCCTCTGGTACCTGGGCCGCATGCGGGGCGACGAGGCCGCCGGCGTCCGGGCCGCCTCCGCGGTCCTCCCCACCGCCCACGCACCCTTCCCCGGCGGCGCCGACTTCCGTTCCCTCCGTACGGGTGATGGTCGCGAGCACCCCACCCGCACCCGTATGGGCTGCTGCCTCTACTACACGATCCGCCCGGCCGAGGCCTGTTCCACCTGCCCTCGCACCTGCGACGCGGAACGGCTGCGCCGACTGGAGGGCTGA